A part of Rattus rattus isolate New Zealand chromosome 4, Rrattus_CSIRO_v1, whole genome shotgun sequence genomic DNA contains:
- the Fastkd2 gene encoding FAST kinase domain-containing protein 2, mitochondrial, which produces MNNRAHAFLWGIRQFRTSLPRSRALRTYSLGFCKPEVIHSKWNPRNHLLNGFDEGLQPSVRYLFQDIFISKSVAGCTQTRGIIHAAGFKLDRILCPRRLSFDAKHSFVSDGTSDHDLMKTNFHHTSTEDVLTKKMRPTPVNYKKLAQECNSLSDVLDTFSKAPTFPGSNYFLAMWIIAKRISEDKRRFEKQLMFSHPAFNQLCEQMMREAKIMHYDHLLFSLNAIVKLGVPQNSLMVQTLLRTIQERISECDERCLSILSTALVTMEPCMNVNALRAGLRILVDQQVWNINDIFTLQTVMRCIGKDAPFALKKKLEMKALKELGRFSVLNSRHMFEVLAAMDHRSVVLLNECSKIVIDNIHGCPFKVLISILQSCRDLRYQNEDLFKSIADYVATTFDIWKLKHVIFLLLSFETLGFRPPGLMDKLLEKVVLEPGSLTVKNIVSVLHVYSSLNHVYNVQNREFLEALASALTGCLHQISSESLLNAVHSFCMMNYFPLAPINQLIKENIIHELLTSGDTEKNIHKLHVLNTCLKLDESTYKSIHIPLPQLPLTASHPNEKLAEVLSRLLEGDGCFSRNVQLPHNYHIDFEIRMDTNRTQVFSFSEGDASSATNMQRVAVLCVPKSAYCLNSNHLRGLMAMKIRHLNVMGFHVILIHNWELKKLKMEDAVTFVRKKIYSDEALATTDESV; this is translated from the exons ATGAATAACAGAGCACATGCCTTCTTATGGGGCATCAGACAATTCAGGACTTCACTTCCAAGAAGCAGAGCTTTGAGGACATATTCTTTGGGATTTTGCAAACCAGAAGTAATTCATTCAAAATGGAACCCAAGGAATCATCTGCTAAATGGTTTTGATGAGGGATTGCAGCCATCTGTTAGATACCTCTTTCaggatatatttatttcaaaatcagTAGCTGGCTGTACTCAAACTAGAGGCATAATCCATGCAGCTGGTTTTAAACTTGATAGAATACTTTGTCCTAGAAGACTGTCCTTTGACGCAAAACATTCTTTTGTCTCTGATGGGacatctgatcatgatttaatgaaaacaaacttTCATCATACCTCCACTGAAGATGTGCTCACCAAGAAAATGAGACCAACTCCTGTGAATTATAAAAAGCTGGCCCAGGAGTGCAACTCTCTAAGCGATGTGCTGGACACATTTTCAAAAGCGCCTACATTTCCTGGTAGTAACTATTTCTTAGCCATGTGGATAATTGCCAAAAGGATATCGGAAGACAAGAGGCGCTTTGAGAAACAACTGATGTTCAGTCACCCCGCCTTTAACCAGCTGTGTGAGCAAATGATGAGAGAAGCCAAGATTATGCACTATGACCACCTTTTGTTCAGTCTTAATGCTATCGTGAAGCTTGGAGTTCCTCAGAATTCTCTTATGGTACAGACTTTGCTGAGGACAATTCAG gAGCGCATCAGTGAGTGTGATGAGAGATGTCTTTCAATTTTGTCGACTGCTTTAGTGACCATGGAGCCATGCATGAATGTGAACGCGCTTCGAGCAGGGTTGCG AATCCTGGTTGATCAGCAAGTTTGGAACATAAACGATATCTTCACCTTACAAACGGTGATGAGATGTATTGGGAAAGATGCACCATTTGCTCTTAAGAAGAAATTGGAG atGAAAGCCTTGAAGGAGTTAGGCAGATTTTCTGTCTTGAATAGCCGGCATATGTTTGAAGTCTTAGCTGCCATGGATCACCGCTCTGTCGTCCTTCTGAATGAGTGCAGTAAGATTGTCATAG ATAATATCCATGGGTGTCCTTTTAAAGTATTGATCAGCATACTGCAGTCCTGTAGAGACCTCCGATACCAAAATGAAGATCTCTTCAAAAGCATCGCAGATTATGTGGCTACAACCTTTGACATCTGGAAGTTGAAACAC gttatctttctccttttgtcATTTGAAACTCTTGGTTTTCGACCTCCTGGTTTGATGGACAAGCTTCTGGAGAAAGTAGTCCTGGAGCCTGGCTCTCTGACCGTGAAGAACATTGTTTCTGTccttcatgtgtattcttctCTCAATCATGTCTACAATGTCCAGAACAGAGA GTTCCTAGAAGCTCTGGCAAGTGCGCTGACTGGCTGTCTTCACCAGATCTCTTCTGAAAGCCTGTTGAATGCTGTGCATTCGTTTTGCATGATGAATTATTTCCCCCTGGCCCCTATTAACCAGCTTATCAAAGAGAACATCATCCACGAACTGCTGACCTCAG GTGACACAGAGAAGAATATTCATAAGCTTCATGTTTTGAATACTTGTCTGAAACTTGATGAAAGTACTTACAAATCTATACATATACCGTTGCCACAGCTGCCACTGACAGCCTCACATCCAAACGAGAAGCTTGCAGAGGTGCTCAGCAGGCTTTTGGAAGGGGATGGATGCTTCTCGAGAAATGTGCAGTTGCCACATAATTATCACATTG ATTTTGAAATCAGAATGGATACTAACAGGACccaagtattttcattttctgagggAGATGCAAGTTCTGCCACAAACATGCAGAG aGTGGCCGTGCTGTGTGTTCCTAAGTCTGCTTACTGTTTAAATTCAAACCACCTCAGAGGATTGATGGCCATGAAAATTCGACATTTGAATGTAATGGGCTTCCATGTCATCTTG ATCCATAACTGGGAGCTGAAGAAACTAAAGATGGAGGATGCGGTCACGTTTGTGAGGAAGAAGATCTATTCAGATGAAGCACTTGCCACTACTGACGAAAGCGTGTAA